The Herpetosiphonaceae bacterium nucleotide sequence GAGGGCGTGGCGTGATGGCCCGGCGGACGAACCAGCGCAAAGGCATTATCGACCTCGCCGCCGACCACGGCCTCGACAGCGCGCGCGACCGAGCCAGCCGCCAGCAGCGCAACATCCCAGGACTCCTGCACGATATAGGTGTCGAGGTTGAGCGCGCCGCCGCCAAAGAGCGACATGCGCTGCGTATGCTCCAGCATCCGGCGATGATGCACCGCGCGGATCTCGTCGTCGGTAGCCTCGCGCGGCTCGATCCGCGTCAGCGCAGCGCGCATACCGCTGTCGTCGAGCATCTGCAAGATGGCCCGCAGCCGCGCGGCGTTTTCGGGATGATCGAAATCATCGTGCAGCAAAAAGCGATCGTCAACGAGGTAGGCTGTGGTCATGAGCACATCCTTTCGTTGAAAAGCGTAGCACGAAACGCCGCCTTCGGCAACCTCGCTTTGACCTTCGGCCCGCGATCGGCAGGCGGCGATTGACAGGCCGGGCGATCTATGTTTTCGTACAGCTACCAGAGGAAACTGCCCACCCCTGAATGAGTCGGATGCGGCGAGTACAGGACCGCCTCGATCTCGACAGACCGCCACGTTTTGGTTAAACTGTGAAAGACATAACAAAGATTGAAAGGACGGGCGCCCTATGTCCGAAGCAACCCAGGATGGATTTGATGTCGCAATCATCGGCGGTGGACCGGCTGGATTATTTGGCGCATTCTACGCGGGGCTACGCGGCATGAAAACGCTGCTGCTCGACGCGCTGCCGGAGCTGGGCGGCCAGCTCGCGGTGCTCTACCCCGAAAAATATATCTTCGACGTGCCGGGCTTTCCCAAGATTCTAGCCCGCGATCTGGTCAAGCAGCTTGTGGAGCAGGCGATGCAGTACCATCCGACCGTGCGGCTCGAAGAGCAGGTGACGAACATCGAGCCGATCGGCGAGCGCCAGATCAGGGTGAAGACCACGGGCGGCGAGTACCAGACCAAGGCCGTGCTGATCGCCGCTGGCGTCGGCGCGTTCGCGCCCAACAAGCTCGACGCGCCCGGCGTGGCCCGGCTTGAGGGCAAAGGCGTGTACTACTTCGTCAAGTCCAAGAACGAGTTTGTCGACAAGCGGCTGCTGATCATCGGCGGCGGCGACTCAGCCGTAGACTGGGCGCTGAACCTTCAGGATACCTGCCGCGAGATCACGCTGATCCATCGCCGCGACCAGTTCCGCGCCCACGAGGGATCGATCCGCGATCTCTACGCCTCGCGCACCAACGTGCTGACCTTCTGGGAGCTGAAAGAGATCCACGGCGAAGACGAGGTCGAGGCGGTGACGATCTTCAATAACCAGACCAAAGAAGAGCGCGAGCTGCCGATGGACGCGGTGCTGCTGACGCTCGGCTTCAAGGCCGATATGGGGCCGATCAAAAACTGGGGCCTGTCGCTCGAAAAGCGCTCGATCAAGGTCGACGGCCGGTTCGCCACGACCATGCCGGGCGTGTATGCCGCAGGCGACATCGCCGCCGCCGAGGTCAAGCTCGATCTGATCGCGGTGGGCTTCGGGCAGGCCGCCATCGCCGTCAACGCGATCAAGACCTATATCGATCCCAAGGCGCGGCTCTTCCCCGGCCACTCCTCCGAGATGAGCGACAGCGTCAAGTCGCACTAGGGCGCTGCTAAGCCGGGTACCATGCCCAAAGGGCACCCGGCATGGGCACCCGGCCCGAGGTGAGGGCCTAACCCAGAGACGAGCGTTGACGCTCGTCTCTTTTTTTAAGCTCCTGGCCTGATACTTGGTAACATGGAAGGCAGAACCCCGCCAGCAGCGTTACAAAGGCTGATCAGCAGATTGGAATGGAGCATATGGCACAGATGGCGTATGAGGCGCTGGTGATCGGCGGCGGGCCTGCGGGCCTCTCGGCGGCGCTCTACCTGGCGCGCTTCGATCGCACCGTCGCGCTCTTCGACACCGGGCGTGGTCGCTCGTCGTGGCACCAGATCAATCATAACTACCTGGGCTTTCCCGGCGGCGTGCCCGCGCGGAAGCTGCGCGAGCTTGGCCGCCAGCAGCTCGCAGAGTACGAGCAGGTCACGGTCCTTGAGCATAAAATCGAGCAGCTTGAGCGCAAGAACGGCAGCTTTATCGCCTATAGCCAGGCAGGCGAGTGGCACGGCAAAACGGTGATCATTTGTACGGGCGTCGTCGATCGCTATCCGCACTTCGACGGCTGGGAAGAGTACGTGGGCCGCAGCATGTTCTGGTGCATCACCTGCGACGGCTACGGCTGCCACGATGCGCGCGTCGTGGTGGTCGGCAATGCCAACCAGGCCGCGTCGGAGGCGCTTCAGTTGCAGCGCTTTACGCATAAGCTGACGGTGCTGACCGACAGCCACGATTGCTCGATCGACGAGAAATTTCAGCGCCGCTTGGAGCAGGCCGGTATTCCACTGGTCCACGACAAGATCGAGGCGGCGATCGGCCAGGACGGCATGTTCGAGGCGCTCTGCACCCAGAAAGGACAGCGTATCGAGCTCGATCAGCTCTTCTGCCAGCATGGCGCGACGCCTCAGACGAAGCTGGCGGAGGGTGTCGGCGTGCTGCTGAGCCGCGAGGGCTATATCTGCGTAGACAGCGAGCAAAAGACGAACGTCGCCGGCGTGTACGCGGCGGGCGATGTCACGCGGCTCCACTCGCACCAGATCACCACGGCGGTGCATGAGGGCGGCATGGCAGCCTGTGCGGCGAACTACTATCTCTACCCGCCCGAACTCAAAGACGACTGATCGCGGCGCTCGAAGGATTTGCGCGCTCAGGGTATGATTGGCGGCGTAGGCACCTATCGCTTACCTACACATCATCCGACGAGGAGGGACTAGTGAGTCTGCCGATACTGCATTTGCACGGCACGCCATACGATCAGGGGCGGCAGCATGGAGCCGCGCTACGCGACCGGATCGAGCACAATCTTGCCGTCTATTTCGATCGCTTCGAGCATGAGGGCCGGGTGGCGCGACCGGAGGTGCTGGCGCGGGCACAGAGCTACCGCGAGACGATCGCCGACCACAGCCGGGATTATTTCGACGGGCTGCGCGGCGTCGCGGACGGCTCCGGCTGCGATCTGCTTGAGCTGATCGCGCTCAACGTGCGCTACGA carries:
- a CDS encoding NAD(P)/FAD-dependent oxidoreductase, which gives rise to MSEATQDGFDVAIIGGGPAGLFGAFYAGLRGMKTLLLDALPELGGQLAVLYPEKYIFDVPGFPKILARDLVKQLVEQAMQYHPTVRLEEQVTNIEPIGERQIRVKTTGGEYQTKAVLIAAGVGAFAPNKLDAPGVARLEGKGVYYFVKSKNEFVDKRLLIIGGGDSAVDWALNLQDTCREITLIHRRDQFRAHEGSIRDLYASRTNVLTFWELKEIHGEDEVEAVTIFNNQTKEERELPMDAVLLTLGFKADMGPIKNWGLSLEKRSIKVDGRFATTMPGVYAAGDIAAAEVKLDLIAVGFGQAAIAVNAIKTYIDPKARLFPGHSSEMSDSVKSH
- a CDS encoding NAD(P)/FAD-dependent oxidoreductase, yielding MAQMAYEALVIGGGPAGLSAALYLARFDRTVALFDTGRGRSSWHQINHNYLGFPGGVPARKLRELGRQQLAEYEQVTVLEHKIEQLERKNGSFIAYSQAGEWHGKTVIICTGVVDRYPHFDGWEEYVGRSMFWCITCDGYGCHDARVVVVGNANQAASEALQLQRFTHKLTVLTDSHDCSIDEKFQRRLEQAGIPLVHDKIEAAIGQDGMFEALCTQKGQRIELDQLFCQHGATPQTKLAEGVGVLLSREGYICVDSEQKTNVAGVYAAGDVTRLHSHQITTAVHEGGMAACAANYYLYPPELKDD